The Punica granatum isolate Tunisia-2019 chromosome 4, ASM765513v2, whole genome shotgun sequence genome has a window encoding:
- the LOC116203360 gene encoding probable F-box protein At4g22030 codes for MASLTSSTLLSSFSAPSSSPCACTSSRSTSKGMINAAIHPPAFPKVQSSSSKKLHFQELINTRNGYMAPVQQLLDLTDDMSVVISEPCRSSDAAAGSVSEQMYSLLEVVADRVEMHGNIGKQRENWNNLLLNSINMMTLTATTVAGLGVAVGGGAPLGLKLSSTLLFTAATGMLLVMNKIQPSQLAEEQRNAVRLFKQLESEMRSRLALRAPTQEDVEEVMERILALDRASPLPLLGAMLEKFPKKFEPASWWPKANPDKVSARRSNRQVNHFPSRRGNNGWSEELEVEMRAIVDVLKRKDEKDYLRLGNIALKANKVLAVAGPVLTGLAAVSSIFTAGSSAAAAAAAMVAVTAGSLAAAVNSLEHSGQVGMVVEIYRNCAGFFRLLEESIESTLEERDVESRENGELFEKKVAMKLGRSLSQLRDLARKSIYSGIKGTEIDEFGSKLF; via the coding sequence ATGGCTTCCTTAACATCTTCGACTCTCTTGTCCTCGTTTTCTgctccctcttcttctccctgTGCTTGCACCTCATCCCGTTCTACATCGAAGGGGATGATCAATGCTGCAATACATCCCCCGGCCTTCCCCAAGGTTCAGTCAAGCTCGAGCAAGAAGCTGCATTTCCAAGAACTTATAAACACGAGAAATGGCTACATGGCCCCTGTGCAACAGTTGCTTGACCTGACCGACGACATGTCCGTAGTGATCAGCGAGCCATGTCGGTCATCAGATGCAGCTGCTGGTTCAGTGAGTGAGCAGATGTACTCGCTCCTCGAGGTGGTTGCAGATAGAGTAGAGATGCATGGGAATATCGGCAAGCAGCGGGAAAACTGGAACAACCTCTTGCTCAATTCCATCAATATGATGACTCTCACGGCCACCACAGTGGCTGGCCTGGGAGTGGCTGTTGGAGGCGGAGCTCCTCTGGGGCTGAAGCTGTCTTCAACTCTCTTGTTCACTGCAGCCACCGGAATGTTGCTCGTGATGAATAAAATCCAACCCTCGCAACTGGCTGAAGAGCAGAGGAATGCAGTGAGGCTATTTAAACAGCTTGAAAGCGAGATGCGGTCAAGGCTTGCCCTCCGGGCTCCGACACAAGAGGACGTGGAGGAGGTGATGGAGAGGATTCTTGCACTAGATCGAGCATCCCCTCTCCCTTTGCTCGGGGCCATGCTCGAGAAGTTCCCGAAAAAGTTCGAGCCTGCTTCCTGGTGGCCAAAAGCCAATCCCGATAAAGTCTCAGCCCGCCGGAGTAATAGACAGGTGAATCATTTTCCATCAAGACGAGGAAACAACGGATGGAGCGAGGAGTTGGAGGTGGAGATGAGGGCCATTGTTGATGTGCTGAAGAGAAAAGATGAGAAGGACTACCTGAGGCTTGGCAACATTGCCTTGAAGGCCAACAAGGTATTGGCTGTTGCGGGCCCCGTGCTCACGGGCCTAGCCGCCGTGTCTTCCATCTTCACTGCAGGGTCCTCCGCTGCAGCAGCAGCTGCAGCGATGGTGGCAGTCACAGCCGGATCATTAGCAGCTGCAGTGAACTCGTTAGAGCACAGTGGGCAAGTGGGGATGGTGGTGGAGATTTATAGGAACTGCGCGGGATTCTTCAGACTGTTGGAGGAGTCGATCGAGTCAACGCTGGAGGAGAGGGATGTGGAGAGTCGAGAAAACGGGGAGTTGTTTGAGAAGAAAGTGGCAATGAAGCTCGGAAGGAGCCTCTCGCAGCTCAGAGATTTGGCTAGGAAATCCATTTATTCCGGCATCAAAGGGACCGAGATCGATGAATTCGGAAGCAAGCTCTTCTGA
- the LOC116202855 gene encoding probable F-box protein At4g22030, with translation MASLRVNSCMLSSSSASASSSYSSRRITAAFRLSGSQKAWSAEPITGRLVRELNTGSGYVGPAQQLLDLTGDMTAVVTNEPSGPSDAAANSVTKQMYSILEAVADRVEMHRNIGEQRDNWNTLLLNSINMMTLTATAMAGLGAATGGGAPMALKLSSTLLFTAATGMLLVVNKIQPSQLAEEQRNSVRLFKQLESEIRSRLAVRAPTQADVDEAMKKIHALDSAYPLPLLGATLEKFPKKFEPASWWPKAKTNKASAHRSNIKMNHFPSIGARAYLDRRVRSQSEGKNGWSEELEVEMRAIMDVLKRKDEEDYLRLGNISLTANKVLAVSGPALTGLAAVASAFAAGSSGGAAAAAIVAVASGSLAAAVNAFEHGGQVGMVVEMYRNCAGFFRLLEESIEATLEERDVKKRENGELFEMKVALKLGRSLSQLRDLARKSIYSDIEGTEIDEFGSKLF, from the coding sequence ATGGCTTCGTTACGAGTTAATTCGTGTATGTTATCTTCTAGCAGtgcttctgcttcttcttcttattcgAGTCGGAGGATAACAGCTGCATTCCGTTTATCCGGCTCCCAGAAGGCTTGGTCGGCCGAACCCATCACGGGGAGGCTCGTCCGTGAACTGAATACCGGAAGTGGTTACGTGGGTCCGGCGCAGCAGTTACTTGACCTGACCGGTGACATGACAGCTGTAGTAACCAATGAGCCCAGCGGACCGTCGGATGCTGCAGCCAATTCAGTGACCAAGCAGATGTACTCGATCCTCGAGGCGGTTGCAGATAGAGTGGAGATGCATAGGAATATTGGCGAGCAGCGGGACAACTGGAATACCCTCTTGCTCAATTCCATCAACATGATGACTCTCACGGCCACCGCCATGGCGGGCCTTGGAGCAGCCACTGGAGGTGGAGCTCCGATGGCGCTGAAGCTGTCTTCAACTCTATTGTTCACAGCAGCCACCGGGATGTTGCTTGTGGTGAACAAGATCCAACCCTCACAACTGGCCGAAGAGCAGAGGAACTCCGTGAGGCTATTTAAACAGCTCGAGAGCGAGATCCGGTCAAGGCTCGCCGTTCGGGCCCCAACTCAAGCTGATGTGGATGAGGCTATGAAGAAGATTCATGCACTCGATAGCGCTTACCCGCTCCCCTTGCTCGGGGCCACGCTCGAGAAGTTCCCAAAAAAGTTCGAGCCTGCCTCCTGGTGGCCAAAAGCCAAAACTAATAAAGCCTCTGCCCACCGAAGTAATATAAAGATGAACCATTTTCCATCTATCGGGGCCCGTGCCTACTTGGATAGGAGAGTGCGTAGTCAAAGTGAGGGGAAGAACGGGTGGAGCGAGGAGTTGGAAGTGGAGATGAGGGCCATTATGGATGTTTTGAAGAGGAAGGATGAGGAGGATTACCTGAGGCTTGGCAACATTTCATTGACGGCCAACAAGGTGTTGGCTGTTTCAGGCCCGGCGCTCACTGGCCTAGCCGCCGTGGCTTCCGCCTTTGCTGCAGGATCCTCTGGCGGGGCGGCAGCTGCTGCCATTGTAGCAGTTGCATCCGGCTCGTTAGCGGCAGCGGTGAATGCATTCGAGCACGGTGGGCAAGTGGGGATGGTGGTGGAGATGTATAGGAACTGCGCGGGATTCTTCAGGCTGCTGGAGGAGTCAATCGAGGCGACGCTGGAGGAGAGGGATgtgaaaaagagagaaaatggaGAGTTGTTTGAGATGAAAGTTGCTCTCAAGCTTGGAAGGAGCCTCTCGCAGCTTCGAGATTTGGCTAGGAAATCCATTTATTCCGATATCGAAGGGACCGAGATCGATGAATTTGGAAGCAAACTCTTCTGA